The Clostridiales bacterium genomic sequence TTTTGTTTACCTTGAAGATGCTTTTGAAAAGCTTTTGAGTAAGTACGGCGTACAGCCTAATTCCCTTTACGCACAACATCGTGATCACTATGCCGAGACCGATAAGCGCTATGCCTATACCGAGCTGAGCAAGTCCCGAACCTGCCGCGCCCGAGAACAACGGTCCGCACGCCACGACTACCGAGTAAACTCCGCCTATGCCAATGCCTATCCCTGATATTACGAACGCCGCAAGCACTATCCACAAAGCCACTGCCGCAATGACGAGTCCGAAGCCCGTAACAACGTTTATAATAAGAAAGATCGCGACTTTAAGATTGCGTTTATCGCTTTCGGAGAGCTTATCGTATTCGCTGGGCTCAATCGCACTCTCCCTCTTCGGCTTGGTCTTAACGTTTTTAACCTCGATAAATTCGTCCGGCTTGTTGTCGTCGTACCCCTCGAATATCCCGTCGTAAACCTGTTT encodes the following:
- a CDS encoding DUF1700 domain-containing protein, with protein sequence MTKYEWEHELKKNIHRLPSDEIARVLDYYNEMFEDYIERGKSEREIIREFGNPADVADKILSEYDGELLPEDGHISTPFDEPTATKKQSEPKKPSEPIKQVYDGIFEGYDDNKPDEFIEVKNVKTKPKRESAIEPSEYDKLSESDKRNLKVAIFLIINVVTGFGLVIAAVALWIVLAAFVISGIGIGIGGVYSVVVACGPLFSGAAGSGLAQLGIGIALIGLGIVITMLCVKGIRLYAVLTQKLFKSIFKVNKKESA